The genomic segment CGGCGGCCAGAACTTTCGCCAGCGGGCTCTCACCCGATGCCGCCGCCACGGACGCCCTGACTCGTGCACTCTCCGACGAGGACGCGGCAGTGCGCCGCGCCGCGGCCGAGGCACTGGCGTCCCAGAGCCGCATGCCGTCCGACCCCGAAGGAAAGCTGCGCTATCTTGCGGCCAGGCAGGACTGGCGAGGAGTCCGGCAGGCGGGGCGCGCGGCGATCCCGCAGCTTGTACCATTGCTCAAGGACCGCGACGAGACCGTGCGGTTGGAAGTGGTGAAGGTGCTCGGCTCGCTGCGAGAGCGTGCGGTCGCTTCCGAGGTCAGCCATCTGCTTTCGGACGCGAGCCAGGAAGTACGAAGGCAGGCTGCTGTCGCCCTCGCCGCGCTGGGCGACTCGTCTCAGGCCGCCGCCCTGCGCACGGCGATGGCCAAGGAAGGTTTCGAGGAAGTGCGGAAAGAGATGGAGAGCGCGATTCGGCGGCTGGAGAAGGCATGACGAGGAACCGGGCAGTTCAGAACTCAGAATCCAGAAACCAGAATGTAGAATGTCCGGCCTTTCTGACTTCTGATTTCTGCTATCTGATTCCTGCATTATCTGTGGGCCGCTAGCATGCTGGGCATACTGAAGGGCATCATTCCTTCCAAGAGCGACCGCGAGGTGAAACGGCTCTGGCTGCGGGTCGCCGAGATAAACGAGGTCTGGGAGTCCTACAAGAAACTGGCGGATCCGGAGCTGCCGAAGAAGACCGAGGAATTCGTGGCCCGCATCCGTGATGGCGAGACGCTCGACGACGTGATGCCGGAGGCCTTTGCCCTCGTGAAAGAGGCCTGCCGGCGTCTGGTGGGCAAGAAGTGGACCGTGACCGGGCTCGAGACTGCCTGGGACATGGTGCCGTTCGACGTGCAGCTTATCGGCGGGATGGTGCTGCACGAGGGCAAGGTCGCCGAGATGCGCACCGGTGAGGGCAAGACGCTCGTCGCGACCATGCCTTTGTACCTGAACGCACTCTCGAAGCAGGGCGCGCACCTGGTTACGGTGAACGACTACCTGGCGCTGCGCGACCGGGAGTGGATGGGACCGGTCTACGAATCACTGGGCCTGACCGTCGGCTGCATCCAGCAGGGCATGGAGCCGGCGGAGCGAAAGCCTCACTACAACGCGGACATTACCTACGGGACGAACAACGAGTTCGGGTTCGACTACCTGCGCGACAACATGGTCGGTCGCTGGCAGGACAAGGTGCAGCGCGGGCATAACTACGCCATCGTCGACGAGGTAGACATCATCCTGGTCGACGAGGCGCGGACGCCGCTCATCATTTCCGGCCCGGTCGAGGCCGAGGACAAGGGGTTCGACCGACTGACTCCGCAGGTCAGGCGGCTCTTCGGGCAGCAGAGCCTGTTGGCTAACCGCTTCGCCGCCGAAGGACTGAAATTGCTTGATGCCGGGAACGAAGACGAGGCCGGAATCAAGCTGCTGACGGTCCGACGCGGCGCTCCCAAGAGCAAGAAGTTGCAGGAGGCCGAACAGCGGCAGGGCGTGAAGTCATTACTGGAGCGGACCGAACTTTCCTTCATCCGAGACAAGCGTTTTCCGGAAATCGATGAGAAGCTGTACTTTGTCATCGACGAGAAGGACCATTCGGTCGCCCTGACCGAGATGGGGCGCAAGGAACTCGCGCCCGGCGACCCGGAGGCGTTTGTTCTTCCCGACCTGGGCGAGGAGCTGGCGCGGGTAGACCACTACACGAACCTGAGCCCGCAGGAGAAGCTGAAGGCGCACGAGGAAGTCCGCGAACGCTACCGGCGGAAGAGCGAGACGCTCCACAGCTTCCAGGCACTGTTGAAGGCGTTCTCGCTGTTCGAGAAGGACGTGGACTACGTCGTGCAGGAAGGCAAGATCATCATCGTCGACGAGTTTACCGGGCGGCTGATGCCGGGACGCCGGTACTCGGATGGCCTGCACAGCGCGCTTGAGGCGAAGGAGAGCGTCAGAGTCCAGGGCGACACCCAGACGTTCGCCACGATAACGCTGCAGAACTACTTCCGCATGTACAAGAAGCTGGCCGGGATGAGCGGTACGGCGATGATAATTGCAGGCGAGCTCTTCAACGTCTACAAGCGCGACGTCGTGGCGATACCGACCAACGAACCGTGCCGGCGCATCGACTATCCGGACGTCGTCTACAAGACGCGGGACCAGAAGTACGAAGCGGTCGTTGACGAAATCGAGACGTGGCACGAGCGCGGACGGCCGATACTTGTCGGCACGACATCGGTTGACGTGTCGCAGGTCATAGCCGACATGCTCCGGCGCCGGAAGGTCAATCACGTCGTGCTCAACGCCAAGTTCCACCAGCACGAGAGCGAAATCATCAAGGATGCGGGCCAGCCCGGCGCGGTGACGATTGCCACAAACATGGCCGGTCGGGGCACCGACATCAAGCTCGGCCCCGGCGTTGTGAAGGGCGAATGCTGCTACGTGGTCACGGAGGACGACGGCAAGTGCCCTGCGTGGGAGGAAAACCCCGGTAGCTGCAACAAGGACGTGCCCTGCGGGCTCTATATCATCGGCACGGAGCGGCACGAGGCGCGCAGGATCGACGACCAGTTGCGTGGGCGCTCGGGTCGGCAGGGCGACCCGGGTTCGTCACGTTTCTTTCTGTCGCTGGAGGACGACCTGATGCGGTTGTTCGGCTCCGAGCGGGTCGCGAAGCTGATGGACCAGTTCGGGGCCAAGGACGACGAGCCGATCGAGCATGCGCTGGTGACGCGGGCGATTGAAGGCGCCCAGAAGCGGGTGGAAGAACGCAACCGGGAGATACGGCGACACCTGCTGGAATACGACGACGTCATGAACCGACAGCGCGAGGCGGTCTACGCGATCCGCGACACCGTCCTGCGCGAGGAACCTGACGCATCAAGCACCACGCCGGAAGCCGACCGAGAAGTTGCGCCCGTTCAGGAGGGTGATGGTTCG from the bacterium genome contains:
- the secA gene encoding preprotein translocase subunit SecA — its product is MLGILKGIIPSKSDREVKRLWLRVAEINEVWESYKKLADPELPKKTEEFVARIRDGETLDDVMPEAFALVKEACRRLVGKKWTVTGLETAWDMVPFDVQLIGGMVLHEGKVAEMRTGEGKTLVATMPLYLNALSKQGAHLVTVNDYLALRDREWMGPVYESLGLTVGCIQQGMEPAERKPHYNADITYGTNNEFGFDYLRDNMVGRWQDKVQRGHNYAIVDEVDIILVDEARTPLIISGPVEAEDKGFDRLTPQVRRLFGQQSLLANRFAAEGLKLLDAGNEDEAGIKLLTVRRGAPKSKKLQEAEQRQGVKSLLERTELSFIRDKRFPEIDEKLYFVIDEKDHSVALTEMGRKELAPGDPEAFVLPDLGEELARVDHYTNLSPQEKLKAHEEVRERYRRKSETLHSFQALLKAFSLFEKDVDYVVQEGKIIIVDEFTGRLMPGRRYSDGLHSALEAKESVRVQGDTQTFATITLQNYFRMYKKLAGMSGTAMIIAGELFNVYKRDVVAIPTNEPCRRIDYPDVVYKTRDQKYEAVVDEIETWHERGRPILVGTTSVDVSQVIADMLRRRKVNHVVLNAKFHQHESEIIKDAGQPGAVTIATNMAGRGTDIKLGPGVVKGECCYVVTEDDGKCPAWEENPGSCNKDVPCGLYIIGTERHEARRIDDQLRGRSGRQGDPGSSRFFLSLEDDLMRLFGSERVAKLMDQFGAKDDEPIEHALVTRAIEGAQKRVEERNREIRRHLLEYDDVMNRQREAVYAIRDTVLREEPDASSTTPEADREVAPVQEGDGSGPTPEPSNTGTPEPALARLRSVFDDMAAGLIEDFMGKTMGAAKHAEEWDWDGLRGELSMTFLADLRMDEEKRREATPEELRQILTDIASRRYDERRQELGDKQFAGLCRSVFLYAIDNRWREHLYALDTLREGISLSAYGQKDPLVEYKRESFDLFQEMMRDMYKDALTMLFRVQLRGVEERRQTARRPVRAYKPEAAAAPAGESAGPSDGGRQAQLAKPAQARRSTDKVGRNDPCPCGSGKKYKRCCGSNKPD